The genomic stretch CAGATTGAAAGCTGGCAGATGACCCTAGCGCGTCATCGCATTCAAAAATGTCTCACCTACTATCGCCTCGGATCGCGGCGCGGACGGGTCGAACTCCACAGCCAGCTCAGTGCCATGGTCTATCGTCACATCACCCACACCCGCACCTACCTTGGCTTTCAAGGACGCTATAACCTGATTGAAGACTTCCTCCAAGGATTCTATATCGAAGTCCTCAAGGCCTTTCGCCGCGAGAACAATCTCCCCGCTCACTACAGCCCCCGTACCCGGATCGAACTCGCCGAGTACATGGCCTTTAGCGAACAGTACGCCAAGCGACGCATTAACCTGCCAGCTCGGCGGAATCAGCAGCTCATTGTCCTCCGTGCTCAAGGGTTTGCCAGTCGCCAACCGCCAGAAGCCGCTGTCGATATGGAAGCTGCTGTTGAAACTGGACGCACCGAAGAAGCCGAAGCCTACGGGCGATCGCCCTTGGTGCAGCAAGTCCGCGAACAAATGGTGGCCGAGGTGGCCGACCCCACCGATTCCGTCCTGCGCGATCGCATCATCCGCGAACTCATCGACTATCTCGAAGAGCAGGGGCAGTCCGAATGTATTGACTACCTCATTCTCAAACTACAAGATCTGTCCGCCTCCGAAATTGACGACATCCTGGAAATGTCCCCACGTCAGCGCGACTATCTTCAGCAACGGTTCAAATATCACGTCGAAAAATTTGCCCGATCCCACCGTTGGCAACTGGTTCACCAATGGCTAGGAGCTGATCTGGATCAAAACCTGGGCATGTCTACCCAGCAATGGGATACCTTCTTAGCACAGCTCACCCCCGAACAGCAGCAATTAGTGCAACTCAAAAAAGAGTACGCCACCGATCAGGCGATCGCCAAAGCCCTCCAATGTACCCTTAAACAGGTGCATAAACGCTGGGTCAAAGTACTAGACTTAGCATGGCAAGCGCGGAATGATACCGCTCTCAGCCGCCTCTAGTTCCGTCGAGATTTGCGATCGCCCCCATGGGATATCTTCTCCAAAATCCAACCATCGTTGGCTCCCTTCTGGTGCAGCATCTCACCATGACCGTGATCGCCTTGGCGATCGCCA from Synechococcales cyanobacterium T60_A2020_003 encodes the following:
- a CDS encoding HetZ-related protein, with protein sequence MNAKSTQPPSSPNSQDIQTAPDTFTNSTCTASAESSVTALSQGTTGYTEPNRTIESLDIHRLAHTIQAEFQTELGASVAGANAVAHRIAIEVSRICAKSDRIQDSGQIESWQMTLARHRIQKCLTYYRLGSRRGRVELHSQLSAMVYRHITHTRTYLGFQGRYNLIEDFLQGFYIEVLKAFRRENNLPAHYSPRTRIELAEYMAFSEQYAKRRINLPARRNQQLIVLRAQGFASRQPPEAAVDMEAAVETGRTEEAEAYGRSPLVQQVREQMVAEVADPTDSVLRDRIIRELIDYLEEQGQSECIDYLILKLQDLSASEIDDILEMSPRQRDYLQQRFKYHVEKFARSHRWQLVHQWLGADLDQNLGMSTQQWDTFLAQLTPEQQQLVQLKKEYATDQAIAKALQCTLKQVHKRWVKVLDLAWQARNDTALSRL